From the Candidatus Poribacteria bacterium genome, one window contains:
- a CDS encoding sugar phosphate isomerase/epimerase, producing the protein MPIPYGIAAYSFGYLTGWMGKGTPHENPRPLDVHGLMDLAEGSGLGGVEFPPHMVPDKSDAGFDALGAELRSRGLTPVFDGSNVLDPALPEWVEAAHRVGSPTVRVVLSGILCGDRSPMAGKWQEHLENAVWALRAAEPTARKLGISIAVENHQDADSRDLVWICEQVGSPHVGVNLDAGNALSVGEDPIEFAQRIAPYLKNVHLKDYLMFPTESGYRLVRCAVGDGVLDWRALFALFDREAPEATRNIELGAMKDRHIRLLEPSWWEHFPPRDARTLLGPMRLLMTQGQPADAEYRVPYDRGESLAVQEAYERDQFERSVRYLKSVTES; encoded by the coding sequence GTGCCGATCCCGTACGGAATCGCGGCGTATAGCTTCGGATATCTGACCGGCTGGATGGGCAAGGGAACCCCCCACGAGAACCCTCGTCCACTCGACGTCCACGGCTTGATGGACTTGGCGGAGGGGTCCGGTCTCGGCGGCGTCGAGTTCCCTCCTCATATGGTTCCCGATAAGTCCGACGCCGGCTTCGATGCCCTGGGCGCTGAGCTCCGCTCGCGTGGCTTGACGCCGGTGTTCGACGGCTCGAACGTCCTCGATCCCGCCCTTCCGGAGTGGGTCGAAGCCGCGCATCGGGTCGGTTCCCCCACCGTCCGCGTCGTGCTGAGCGGCATTCTCTGCGGCGATCGCTCGCCGATGGCGGGTAAGTGGCAGGAACACCTCGAGAACGCCGTCTGGGCGCTACGAGCGGCGGAACCGACCGCGCGGAAGTTGGGCATCTCCATCGCCGTCGAGAACCACCAGGACGCCGACAGCAGAGACCTCGTCTGGATCTGCGAGCAGGTGGGGAGTCCGCACGTGGGCGTCAACCTCGACGCCGGAAACGCCCTCTCCGTCGGCGAGGACCCCATCGAGTTCGCCCAGCGGATCGCCCCCTACCTGAAGAACGTCCATCTCAAAGACTACCTGATGTTCCCGACGGAATCGGGATACCGGCTCGTGCGGTGCGCGGTCGGCGACGGGGTCCTCGACTGGCGCGCGCTGTTCGCGCTCTTCGACCGGGAGGCGCCCGAAGCGACGCGCAACATCGAGCTGGGCGCGATGAAGGATCGGCATATCCGGCTCCTGGAACCCTCGTGGTGGGAGCACTTCCCACCGCGGGACGCGCGGACGCTGCTGGGTCCCATGCGGCTCCTGATGACCCAAGGGCAGCCCGCCGATGCCGAGTACCGCGTTCCCTACGACCGTGGGGAGTCGCTCGCCGTCCAAGAGGCGTACGAACGCGACCAGTTCGAGCGGAGCGTCCGTTATCTCAAGAGCGTGACCGAATCGTAG